A region of Fretibacterium sp. OH1220_COT-178 DNA encodes the following proteins:
- a CDS encoding Fur family transcriptional regulator: protein MAEIEMTKYGSGILEIVSRAGEHMTAEQVFMEMKRQYPSIVMATVYNNLNSLCAAGLIRRMNIEGQPDRYDRTVRHDHLICRCCGELRDIFIADLTDRLKRETGFDIDSYDLKLSYVCRACREKAGASVASSFES, encoded by the coding sequence ATGGCGGAGATCGAGATGACGAAATACGGCAGCGGAATCCTGGAGATCGTGAGCAGAGCGGGCGAGCACATGACCGCCGAGCAGGTCTTTATGGAGATGAAAAGGCAATACCCCTCGATCGTCATGGCAACGGTCTACAACAACCTGAACTCTCTTTGTGCGGCGGGGCTGATCCGCCGGATGAACATCGAAGGCCAGCCCGACCGCTACGACCGCACCGTGAGGCACGATCATCTGATCTGCCGATGCTGCGGGGAGCTCAGGGACATTTTTATCGCGGACCTCACGGATCGCCTGAAGCGGGAGACCGGCTTCGACATCGATTCCTACGATTTGAAGCTCTCCTACGTCTGCAGGGCCTGCCGCGAAAAAGCCGGCGCATCCGTCGCCAGCTCTTTCGAGTCGTAA
- a CDS encoding Dps family protein, with translation MEKKMNILLSDLVFFYHKLQSYHWYIAGRTFFQTHAKLEEYYDQIRDQIDEVAETMLMVGYRPVSTMAGFAENAKIKDAPGNYENDEKVVFASVLADFKYLLDSVKAIKSEADDSNDYLVSAKMDEAIESYSKAIWMLSQAAM, from the coding sequence ATGGAAAAAAAGATGAACATACTGCTCTCGGACCTCGTGTTCTTTTACCACAAGCTGCAAAGTTACCATTGGTACATCGCGGGGCGCACCTTTTTTCAGACCCACGCCAAGCTTGAGGAGTACTACGACCAGATCAGGGATCAGATCGACGAGGTTGCCGAGACCATGCTGATGGTCGGCTATCGCCCGGTCTCGACCATGGCCGGCTTTGCGGAGAATGCAAAAATCAAGGACGCTCCCGGCAACTACGAGAACGACGAGAAAGTGGTTTTCGCCTCCGTCTTGGCCGATTTCAAATACCTGCTGGACAGCGTCAAAGCCATCAAGTCGGAGGCCGACGACTCCAACGACTACCTCGTCTCCGCCAAGATGGACGAAGCCATCGAAAGCTACAGCAAGGCAATCTGGATGCTCTCGCAGGCTGCGATGTAA
- a CDS encoding ribonuclease toxin HepT-like protein — protein sequence MVRAGAGMLLGDLYMSVENILRLFIEGVYKEKIPKDESWHKRLVDAGEEKGLLPPDIEPTLNGMRRFRHRLTHGYGIEMDEALLRENIPEAIRVYEKVETHIKSLFPELNEQL from the coding sequence ATGGTACGTGCCGGAGCGGGGATGCTTCTTGGCGATCTTTACATGAGCGTCGAGAACATCCTGCGGCTTTTCATCGAGGGCGTGTACAAGGAGAAGATCCCTAAGGACGAATCCTGGCACAAACGTCTCGTCGATGCAGGAGAGGAGAAGGGCTTGCTTCCGCCGGATATCGAGCCTACACTGAACGGCATGAGGCGCTTCCGTCACCGTCTCACCCACGGCTATGGGATAGAGATGGACGAGGCCCTGCTTCGGGAAAACATCCCCGAGGCGATAAGGGTCTACGAGAAGGTAGAAACGCACATCAAATCCCTGTTCCCGGAGCTGAACGAGCAGCTGTAG
- a CDS encoding nucleotidyltransferase family protein: protein MLSDTSLTFIRSVAEEYGAARVWLFGSCLTGPEGEAKDIDLAVEGLSSKDYHAFWDRLLWADELGGKPVDVIRVEDNGFLVPIILDEGAEIYADREPQKIALHRV from the coding sequence ATGCTGAGCGATACAAGCCTAACCTTCATCCGTTCCGTTGCCGAGGAATACGGTGCTGCTCGCGTATGGCTTTTTGGCTCCTGCCTGACAGGACCGGAAGGCGAGGCCAAGGACATTGACCTTGCCGTGGAGGGTTTGTCCTCGAAGGATTATCATGCCTTCTGGGATCGCCTTCTGTGGGCTGATGAGCTTGGGGGGAAGCCCGTTGACGTGATACGCGTGGAAGACAACGGTTTTCTTGTTCCGATTATCCTTGACGAAGGGGCGGAGATCTATGCTGACCGAGAACCACAGAAAATCGCTCTGCATCGTGTTTGA
- a CDS encoding RNA-guided endonuclease InsQ/TnpB family protein produces MRTYVFKLYQSKKHRRLHRTIDVAGCIWNHLIALHRRYYHRYQKSLNITRIQLHITKLKKTKRFAFWSTLGSQAIQDIAQRIDRAYRSFFRNLKHGLKTAPPNFRAVKKYRSFTLKQAGWKLLPKNRVVIMGKEYKYFKSREVAGKVKTVTVKRDSVGDLWLFFVVEEGEVPIEVRSGEIVGLDFGLKTFLTTSKGEYIQSHLFFKRNAKLLKDLSRKLSRKKPGSNNRSKARLALARAHRRTANQRRDFHFKTALALAREYVPVVVEDLNLKAMQRLWGRKISDLGHAAFLNILSWECFKNGSRLLKIDRFYPSSKTCSKCGYALAELPLSMRSWQCPICSAVHDRDINAAKNIQRVGASTLKREDVRPASAGCLCRS; encoded by the coding sequence GTGAGAACCTACGTTTTTAAGCTCTATCAGTCAAAGAAGCACAGACGGCTGCACCGAACGATCGACGTTGCCGGGTGCATCTGGAATCACCTCATTGCCCTGCACCGCAGGTATTATCACCGTTATCAGAAGAGCTTAAACATCACGCGCATCCAACTTCACATCACAAAACTCAAGAAAACGAAGCGCTTTGCGTTCTGGAGCACATTGGGCTCTCAGGCTATTCAGGATATTGCCCAGAGGATTGACCGAGCCTACAGATCATTTTTTCGTAACCTGAAACACGGACTTAAGACTGCGCCGCCGAACTTCAGGGCTGTAAAAAAGTATCGCTCCTTCACGTTGAAACAAGCGGGATGGAAACTGCTCCCGAAGAACCGCGTTGTCATCATGGGCAAGGAGTACAAATACTTCAAATCCCGAGAGGTTGCAGGGAAAGTTAAGACTGTCACGGTGAAACGCGACTCTGTCGGCGACCTGTGGCTCTTTTTTGTCGTAGAGGAAGGGGAAGTCCCAATAGAGGTCAGATCGGGTGAAATCGTCGGCCTCGACTTCGGGCTCAAGACCTTCCTCACAACGTCGAAAGGGGAATATATCCAAAGCCATTTGTTCTTCAAGCGCAACGCGAAGCTCCTGAAGGACCTGTCCCGAAAGCTCAGCAGGAAAAAGCCTGGGAGCAACAATCGCAGTAAGGCTCGCCTTGCATTGGCTCGTGCACATCGCAGAACGGCAAACCAGCGCAGGGACTTTCACTTCAAGACGGCGCTGGCACTGGCGCGAGAATATGTCCCTGTCGTCGTCGAAGACTTAAACTTGAAGGCAATGCAGCGACTTTGGGGGCGGAAAATATCCGATCTCGGACATGCCGCCTTTCTGAATATCCTGAGCTGGGAATGCTTTAAGAACGGTTCCCGACTTCTGAAGATCGACAGATTCTATCCATCAAGCAAAACCTGCTCAAAATGCGGATATGCGCTTGCGGAGCTGCCTTTGTCCATGCGAAGCTGGCAATGTCCGATATGCAGTGCTGTCCATGATCGCGACATAAACGCCGCGAAAAATATCCAGAGAGTGGGGGCATCCACTCTTAAGAGAGAAGACGTAAGACCGGCTTCGGCCGGCTGTCTTTGTCGATCTTAG
- a CDS encoding thioredoxin family protein: MSKVLDEINEKYAGKLVAEKVDVNQHPEVAREHNVRYVPTLLFIDAEGKVLRQEVGYRSLDQVLSIFKEAGVTIE, encoded by the coding sequence ATGTCCAAGGTCTTGGACGAGATCAACGAAAAGTACGCGGGCAAGCTGGTGGCCGAGAAGGTGGATGTCAATCAGCATCCCGAAGTGGCCCGGGAGCACAACGTGCGCTACGTCCCCACCCTTCTCTTCATCGACGCCGAGGGTAAGGTCCTCAGGCAGGAGGTCGGCTACCGCAGCCTGGATCAGGTGCTGAGCATCTTCAAAGAGGCGGGTGTCACCATCGAATAA
- a CDS encoding cytochrome c biogenesis CcdA family protein: MLDAIFSAMYSSGPLQWAGAFLWGVASVILSPCGIAAIPLVVGYIENTDNPSRWEAFKISCAFCSGIVLNLMLVGFVTSSFGLLLGGNERFLTLFVAVVFILMGLHLTGLVHFKFFSFGGGGSTERRGLWGALILGVVSGLAIGPCSIAYITPVLSLAAAQASRGLAFSFGLIAAYALGYSAVLVAAGTFAQLASGWLQSERGQTTLRVLNFVCGVVLIGVGIYLGHSVLYVYFA, from the coding sequence ATGCTTGACGCCATCTTCTCCGCGATGTACTCGAGCGGCCCCCTCCAGTGGGCGGGCGCCTTCCTGTGGGGGGTGGCGAGCGTCATCCTGAGCCCCTGCGGCATCGCCGCCATCCCTCTGGTCGTCGGCTACATCGAGAACACGGACAACCCCAGCCGCTGGGAGGCCTTCAAGATCTCGTGCGCCTTCTGCAGCGGAATCGTGCTGAATCTGATGCTGGTGGGATTCGTCACCTCGAGCTTCGGCCTTCTTCTGGGCGGCAACGAGCGTTTTCTGACCCTCTTCGTTGCCGTCGTCTTCATCCTGATGGGGCTCCACCTGACGGGACTGGTGCACTTCAAGTTCTTCTCGTTCGGGGGAGGCGGCTCCACCGAGCGCCGCGGACTGTGGGGCGCCCTGATCCTGGGCGTCGTCTCGGGGCTCGCCATCGGGCCGTGCAGCATCGCCTACATCACCCCGGTACTGTCGCTGGCCGCGGCTCAGGCCTCGCGGGGCCTCGCCTTCTCCTTCGGCCTGATCGCCGCCTACGCGCTGGGTTACAGCGCGGTGCTCGTGGCGGCCGGAACCTTCGCCCAGCTCGCGTCCGGATGGCTCCAGAGCGAACGGGGGCAGACCACCCTGCGCGTCCTGAACTTCGTCTGCGGCGTGGTGCTGATCGGGGTAGGGATCTACCTGGGACACAGCGTACTTTACGTCTACTTCGCCTGA
- the dxs gene encoding 1-deoxy-D-xylulose-5-phosphate synthase, giving the protein MTFLDANFRHADLLKMEPGDLPALAGEVRERVIRTVRENGGHLGSSLGAVELTIALLRRFDPVRDRIVFDVGHQVYPYKLLTDRAGRFDSLRLKDGICGFPRRSESPCDHFNTGHSSTSISAALGYAKARDLLGQDHHVVAFTGDAALINGLAFEALNHIKETRTRLIIVLNDNKHSISPRVGGFATMLARLSASTSYNKVKSAIKECCRALPAGGALQRSLEGIHAQIKALVKPSNIFDDLDINYWGPFDGHDIPACEMIFELAKGYDRPVLLHFNTVKGKGMPEAEENPTKYHQMPPRAEAEQPKARTWSEAASAVTEQLAGADPRIVCLTAAMATGVKLESFRTQFPERFFDVGIAESHMLTLAAGMAAGGMRPWVFIYSTFLQRAMDQLTHDIALQNLPVVLMVDRAGLVGSDGDTHQGLLDVSWSRAIPNLEVYAPADEASLRQMMSHAAGRNGPTLIRYPRGGLPIRNDLCAGHESLGTVQIRNGTEWALLGHGVTVHILLEVRERAAAAGLPAPAVVDIRRLKPLDTEAMDEILGRFPLIAVAEEAYLHGGVGEAVAARIAETGTPTMLRRFGVPDVCVPHATIPEQRELYGLTAENILAACRPRLSVQAHTA; this is encoded by the coding sequence ATGACTTTTCTGGATGCGAACTTTCGGCACGCGGATCTTTTGAAAATGGAGCCGGGGGACCTTCCGGCCCTGGCCGGGGAGGTTCGCGAACGCGTCATAAGGACCGTGAGGGAAAACGGCGGGCACCTGGGGTCCTCCCTCGGGGCCGTGGAGCTGACCATCGCGCTGCTGCGCCGTTTCGACCCCGTCCGCGACCGTATCGTCTTCGACGTGGGACACCAGGTCTACCCCTACAAGCTCCTCACCGACCGGGCGGGCCGTTTCGATTCGCTCCGGCTGAAGGACGGGATCTGCGGTTTTCCCCGACGCTCGGAGAGCCCCTGCGACCACTTCAACACGGGGCACAGCAGCACGTCCATATCCGCGGCGCTGGGCTACGCCAAGGCGCGCGACCTGCTGGGCCAGGACCACCACGTCGTGGCCTTCACCGGGGACGCCGCGCTGATCAACGGTCTGGCCTTCGAGGCGCTGAACCACATCAAGGAGACCCGGACGCGCCTCATCATCGTGCTGAACGACAACAAACACTCCATCAGTCCCCGCGTAGGCGGGTTCGCCACCATGCTGGCGCGCCTCTCGGCCAGCACCTCCTACAACAAGGTCAAATCGGCCATCAAGGAATGCTGCCGTGCCCTGCCCGCCGGCGGCGCCCTTCAGCGGAGCCTCGAGGGCATCCACGCCCAGATCAAGGCGCTGGTGAAGCCCAGCAACATATTCGACGACCTGGACATCAACTACTGGGGGCCCTTCGACGGCCACGACATACCGGCCTGCGAGATGATCTTCGAGCTGGCCAAGGGCTACGACCGCCCCGTCCTTCTGCATTTCAACACGGTCAAGGGCAAGGGCATGCCCGAGGCCGAGGAGAACCCCACGAAGTACCACCAGATGCCGCCGCGCGCCGAGGCCGAACAGCCCAAGGCAAGGACCTGGAGCGAGGCCGCCTCCGCCGTGACGGAGCAGCTGGCTGGGGCCGACCCCCGCATCGTCTGCCTCACCGCCGCGATGGCGACGGGGGTGAAGCTGGAGTCCTTCCGAACCCAGTTCCCCGAGCGATTCTTCGACGTCGGGATCGCCGAGAGCCACATGCTGACCCTGGCGGCAGGCATGGCCGCAGGCGGGATGAGGCCCTGGGTCTTCATCTACTCCACCTTCCTTCAGCGTGCCATGGACCAGCTGACCCACGACATCGCCCTCCAGAACCTTCCGGTGGTGCTGATGGTCGACCGTGCCGGCCTGGTCGGCTCGGACGGCGACACGCATCAGGGGCTGCTGGACGTCTCCTGGTCCCGCGCCATCCCGAACCTGGAGGTCTACGCCCCCGCCGACGAGGCCTCGCTGCGCCAGATGATGAGCCATGCCGCGGGGCGGAACGGCCCGACCCTCATCCGCTACCCGCGGGGGGGGCTGCCCATCCGGAACGACCTCTGCGCCGGACACGAATCGCTGGGGACGGTCCAGATCCGCAACGGTACGGAGTGGGCCCTGTTGGGCCACGGCGTCACCGTCCACATCCTGCTGGAGGTCCGGGAACGGGCCGCGGCCGCGGGGCTTCCCGCCCCCGCGGTGGTCGACATCCGTCGGCTCAAGCCCCTGGATACGGAGGCGATGGACGAGATTCTGGGGCGCTTCCCCCTGATCGCCGTCGCCGAGGAGGCCTACCTCCATGGAGGAGTCGGCGAGGCCGTCGCCGCAAGGATCGCCGAGACCGGAACCCCCACGATGCTGCGTCGTTTCGGGGTGCCCGACGTCTGCGTCCCGCACGCGACCATCCCCGAACAGCGGGAGCTCTACGGCCTGACCGCCGAGAACATCCTGGCGGCCTGCAGGCCCCGGCTCTCCGTTCAGGCCCACACGGCCTGA
- a CDS encoding TlyA family RNA methyltransferase — MRAKERLDRLLVDRGLVETRTRAQALIMAGKVRVDGGTVTKAGTLLSPDCRLEVADVPRWASRGAHKLLKAFEVFPLKAEGRVCVDIGASTGGFTDVLLDRGARRVYAVDVGYGQLHWRLASDPRVVVRDRTNARNLAPDDFGDPIDLVVCDASFISLTLILPAADAILSDDGSALFLVKPQFEAGRERLGRGGVVRDPAVHAAILRETTDFVARNTRLCPSGLTWSPILGPEGNMEFLCWLTRGAEAPPIDIETLVEEAHSALHPRSDRTERAHSPSGGRLEK, encoded by the coding sequence ATGCGAGCGAAGGAGCGCCTGGACAGGCTGCTCGTCGACCGCGGGCTCGTGGAGACGCGGACGAGGGCTCAGGCCCTGATCATGGCGGGCAAGGTGCGCGTCGACGGAGGGACCGTAACCAAGGCCGGGACCCTCCTGTCCCCCGACTGCCGCCTGGAGGTCGCGGATGTGCCGCGCTGGGCAAGCCGGGGCGCCCACAAGCTCCTGAAGGCCTTCGAGGTCTTTCCGCTGAAGGCGGAGGGGCGTGTCTGCGTCGACATCGGCGCCTCGACCGGGGGGTTCACGGACGTGCTGCTGGACCGGGGGGCACGCAGGGTTTATGCCGTAGACGTCGGCTACGGCCAGCTGCACTGGAGGCTGGCCTCGGATCCGCGAGTCGTCGTCAGGGACCGCACCAACGCACGAAACCTGGCTCCCGACGACTTCGGCGACCCGATCGACCTCGTCGTCTGCGACGCCTCGTTCATCTCGCTCACCCTCATCCTGCCGGCGGCCGACGCCATCCTGTCCGATGACGGCTCCGCCCTGTTTCTCGTCAAACCTCAGTTCGAGGCGGGACGCGAGCGGTTGGGGCGGGGCGGCGTGGTTCGGGACCCCGCGGTGCACGCCGCCATCCTGAGGGAGACGACGGACTTCGTCGCCCGGAACACGCGCCTTTGCCCCTCCGGCCTGACGTGGTCGCCGATCCTCGGGCCCGAGGGGAACATGGAGTTCCTCTGCTGGCTCACCCGAGGCGCGGAGGCTCCCCCCATCGACATCGAAACGCTCGTCGAGGAGGCGCACTCGGCCCTCCACCCCCGCTCCGATCGGACGGAACGGGCACATTCCCCCTCCGGGGGCAGACTCGAAAAGTAG
- the larB gene encoding nickel pincer cofactor biosynthesis protein LarB: MDEGQNTKKTHLDGTDPFRGVGARPFSRLGSEVKLDTDRLARTGFSEIVYCPGKSDDQLRAIARAFGDGTENVLFSRISPEQHAVVAAELPDVVHHATARLSGLRRRESEHYEGVAVVSAGSSDVPVAEEAALTAEYMGCAPTRLYDVGVAGLHRLLAHLDELRRARAIVAVAGMEGALPTVVAGLVSCPVVAVPTSTGYGVNLGGIAPLLTMLNSCAMGVSVVNIDNGLSAGYLAARIVRQIHEART; this comes from the coding sequence GTGGATGAAGGTCAGAACACGAAAAAAACACATCTCGACGGCACCGATCCATTCAGGGGCGTCGGGGCCCGTCCTTTCAGCAGGCTCGGAAGCGAGGTGAAGCTGGACACCGACCGCCTGGCGCGCACCGGGTTCTCCGAGATCGTCTATTGTCCCGGCAAAAGCGACGACCAGCTGCGGGCCATCGCCCGGGCGTTCGGGGACGGCACGGAGAACGTGCTGTTCTCGCGCATCTCTCCCGAGCAGCACGCGGTGGTCGCCGCCGAGCTTCCGGACGTGGTCCACCATGCGACGGCGCGCCTCTCCGGGCTCCGGCGCAGGGAGTCGGAGCACTACGAGGGCGTCGCCGTCGTCTCCGCGGGCAGCAGCGACGTGCCCGTGGCCGAGGAGGCCGCCCTGACCGCCGAGTACATGGGCTGTGCCCCGACGCGTCTTTACGACGTCGGGGTCGCGGGCCTGCATCGGCTGCTGGCCCACCTGGACGAGCTGCGCCGGGCGCGGGCGATCGTGGCCGTCGCGGGCATGGAGGGCGCGCTGCCGACCGTCGTCGCAGGACTGGTGAGCTGCCCGGTGGTCGCCGTCCCCACCAGCACGGGCTACGGGGTCAACCTGGGCGGAATCGCCCCCCTGCTGACCATGCTCAACTCCTGCGCCATGGGGGTGAGCGTCGTGAACATCGACAACGGACTGAGCGCCGGCTATCTGGCCGCCCGCATCGTCCGCCAGATTCACGAGGCCCGGACATGA
- a CDS encoding HD domain-containing protein: protein MITRPLLEQIFEAASIARWNDHPHPAVFTELGKQAHKMVAAWVLGKAQEDAGSAVDWNALIEGGIFEFLYRVVVTDIRPPVFHKLMQDRATREQMGEWVYNRLEPDLTAFSPEMARRFRAYHRSDAVGPERSILRAAHCIATQWEFDFILHWSANMYGIDRTRREIQEQVSRIDLPVAREMLTDPAKSRLWGFVSLVGQLTFQRRWAQTSRTPQTSVLGHLLFVALVAWMISHEIEACPRRIYNNFFGGLFHDLPEVLTRDIISPVKASVEGLDDMIHRYEKEAMEERIFPLLPEHWHRELRWYTEEEFANKTWQEGQIDPIQRHEGDIPPELNRDRYNPMDGRLIEVCDKLAAYIEASVSISTGIRSPALEDGKRRLYERFRRARVDGLPLGYLFEYFR from the coding sequence ATGATCACGCGCCCCCTGCTGGAGCAGATCTTCGAGGCGGCGAGCATCGCCCGGTGGAACGACCACCCGCACCCGGCCGTCTTTACCGAGCTGGGCAAACAGGCCCACAAGATGGTGGCCGCCTGGGTTCTGGGCAAGGCCCAGGAGGACGCCGGGAGCGCCGTCGACTGGAACGCTCTGATCGAGGGCGGAATCTTCGAGTTTCTCTACCGCGTCGTCGTCACGGACATCCGGCCTCCGGTCTTTCACAAGCTGATGCAGGACCGCGCCACCCGGGAGCAGATGGGCGAATGGGTCTACAACAGACTGGAGCCCGACCTCACGGCCTTTTCCCCCGAGATGGCCCGCCGTTTCCGCGCCTATCACCGTTCGGACGCCGTGGGGCCGGAGCGGAGCATCCTGCGTGCGGCCCACTGCATCGCCACCCAATGGGAGTTCGATTTCATCCTCCACTGGAGCGCCAACATGTACGGCATCGACCGGACGCGGCGCGAGATCCAGGAGCAGGTCTCCCGCATCGACCTGCCGGTCGCCCGGGAGATGCTGACGGATCCGGCAAAGTCGAGGCTCTGGGGCTTCGTCTCCCTGGTGGGGCAGCTGACCTTCCAGCGGCGCTGGGCCCAGACCTCGCGCACGCCCCAAACCTCCGTCCTGGGACACCTTCTCTTCGTCGCGCTCGTCGCCTGGATGATCTCGCACGAGATCGAGGCCTGCCCCAGGAGAATCTACAACAATTTCTTCGGGGGGCTCTTCCACGACCTTCCGGAGGTGCTGACGCGGGACATCATCTCTCCCGTCAAGGCCTCCGTCGAGGGGCTCGACGACATGATCCACCGCTACGAAAAGGAGGCGATGGAGGAGCGCATCTTTCCCCTCCTTCCCGAACACTGGCACAGGGAACTGCGCTGGTATACGGAGGAGGAGTTCGCCAACAAGACCTGGCAGGAGGGGCAGATCGATCCCATCCAGCGCCACGAGGGGGACATTCCTCCGGAGCTGAACCGGGACCGCTACAACCCCATGGACGGCCGTCTCATCGAGGTCTGCGACAAGCTGGCCGCCTACATCGAGGCCTCCGTATCCATCAGCACGGGCATCCGCTCGCCCGCTCTCGAGGACGGCAAGCGGCGGCTTTACGAACGTTTCCGCCGCGCCCGCGTCGACGGCCTCCCTCTGGGGTATCTGTTCGAGTACTTCCGATAA
- a CDS encoding aminotransferase-like domain-containing protein: MEEHGFDFRRQLSIMARERLTFSPISEISTLVQAHAALSFGAGEPSDGTIPKTSFQAAAERAFADPGIWGYHHDELGDLDLRTWLLERMKLDDMAPDWVQAEDILITHGAGGAISLAVEALVDEGSVVLVEGPTYSDSLLALRRQGAVCIPVPSDADGILPEELERIPALREARFLYTIPNFQNPSGCTTTLARRRHILEILRRHDVAILEDDPYHYLGYDGPAPTSYLKLAGNDRRVIHCNSFSKIVAPGIRIGWAVVPPALKEAFLALAVCDGLGPALLLQRALLYLMRSLDFEKYVEGLRSEYRSRRDRMLDLIERRLAPLGLRTNRPGGGFFIWAQAPEEMKDFHSEAFARYAVRREKIGVVPGNAFFPEGASMGDRAFRLSYAKLPPEHMKEGVERLARAWTSFAGQRGKSDR; the protein is encoded by the coding sequence ATGGAGGAACACGGGTTCGACTTTCGGCGGCAACTCAGCATCATGGCCAGGGAGAGGCTGACGTTCTCTCCGATCAGCGAGATCTCCACTCTGGTTCAGGCTCATGCCGCGTTGTCGTTCGGCGCGGGCGAACCCTCGGACGGCACCATTCCCAAGACCTCCTTCCAGGCTGCGGCCGAGAGGGCGTTCGCGGACCCCGGGATCTGGGGCTATCACCACGACGAGCTTGGGGACCTGGACCTGAGAACCTGGCTCCTCGAACGCATGAAGCTGGACGACATGGCCCCGGACTGGGTGCAGGCGGAGGACATCCTCATCACGCACGGAGCCGGAGGAGCCATCAGCCTCGCCGTAGAGGCCCTGGTGGACGAGGGCTCGGTCGTGCTGGTGGAGGGGCCGACCTACAGCGACAGCCTCCTTGCCCTCCGCCGGCAGGGGGCGGTCTGCATCCCGGTCCCCTCGGATGCGGACGGAATCCTCCCCGAGGAGCTGGAACGGATACCCGCCCTGCGGGAGGCCCGCTTTCTCTACACGATCCCAAATTTTCAGAACCCCAGCGGCTGCACGACCACCCTGGCGCGCAGGCGGCACATCCTGGAGATCCTTCGGCGACACGACGTCGCCATTCTGGAGGACGATCCCTACCACTACCTGGGCTATGACGGCCCGGCCCCGACAAGCTACCTGAAGCTGGCGGGCAACGACCGGCGCGTCATCCACTGCAACTCGTTCTCCAAGATCGTCGCGCCGGGCATCCGCATCGGATGGGCCGTCGTCCCCCCCGCCCTGAAGGAGGCCTTCCTGGCACTGGCCGTCTGCGACGGCCTGGGGCCGGCTCTTCTGCTCCAAAGGGCGCTCCTGTACCTGATGCGGTCCCTGGACTTCGAAAAATACGTGGAGGGCCTTCGAAGCGAGTATCGCTCCCGACGCGACAGGATGCTGGACTTGATCGAACGGCGTCTGGCCCCTCTCGGTCTCCGGACGAACCGTCCGGGCGGGGGCTTCTTCATCTGGGCCCAGGCGCCCGAGGAAATGAAGGATTTTCACTCGGAAGCCTTCGCACGCTATGCGGTGAGACGCGAAAAGATCGGCGTGGTCCCGGGGAACGCCTTTTTCCCTGAAGGGGCCTCCATGGGGGATCGGGCCTTCCGGCTCTCCTACGCCAAGCTCCCCCCGGAACACATGAAGGAGGGTGTGGAAAGGCTGGCAAGGGCCTGGACTTCGTTTGCCGGACAGCGAGGCAAAAGCGACCGATAA